In one Candidatus Omnitrophota bacterium genomic region, the following are encoded:
- the secA gene encoding preprotein translocase subunit SecA — translation MFNIFSTESQRVLNQIRPILDKVNSFEGALCKLSNDELRAKTDFFRRKVQENLNKYSEEIEALEKNLGEVVSQEEKEKVKEKLKYMRGRASEEILPEAFAVVRETAKRTINMRHFDVQILGGIVLDRGMIAEMATGEGKTLVATLSIYLNALAGKGVHLVTVNDYLAKRDRSWMGPVYEFLGMTIGVIQHDMDDAERQGAYNCDITYGTNNEFGFDYLRDNMKLRREDRVQRGFYYAIVDEVDSILIDEARTPLIISGPVEETIHRYDEIKPFVAKMHQRQESLAKSYLDKIEKLIGENKTDTEEFKESLYIIHKGSPKEPRLLRLIANNPSLKRKLDEVISSFERKGFEAEKLRLESELYYVYDEKTRDVILAAKGQDEFLRVFPGQLEVEDIDDILGAIRKDDSLSDEEKKIKEAERMAGYEVRIRRLDNLRQLLKAYVLFHRDVEYVISDNKVVIVDEFTGRMMPGRRFSDGIHEALEAKEGLDIQKESQTLATITFQNYFRMYSKLAGMTGTALTEASEFKKIYKLNVVTVPTNKTLIRHEYPDLMYKTEMEKFSAACNEITELYKIGRPILIGTISVEKSEKLSSILTKMGIPHHVLNAKYHAQEAEIITRAGQPYAITISTNMAGRGTDIVLGEGVSQKGGLHVIATERHESRRIDNQLRGRAGRQGDPGSSRFYLSLEDDLMRIFGSDRIARLMEFFKWEEGMPIEHTMITKSIEIAQKRVEEQNFSYRKHTLEYDNVMNIQRTEVYNYRNSIIGTEDVKEKVFEMIDDALGSILDEYLPQNPAEWNIAKLSQYLKMNFMINPEGIDFESGSRDEILEKMAERAKAAYEYREKMIDPQILRQIEKFEMLRVVDSEWMHHLHAMDYLREGIQLRAYGQKDPLLEYKHEAHKLFFEMEETVRAKTLERLFRIQAVKKEVEAAEPVFRNQEFIHSEHSALTQAKRARKVPEPGDLNRPEAKGAPSAPYQRHEPKVGRNDPCTCGSGKKYKKCCGK, via the coding sequence ATGTTTAATATATTCAGCACAGAAAGCCAAAGAGTATTAAACCAGATACGGCCCATTCTGGATAAGGTAAATTCTTTTGAAGGCGCGCTATGCAAACTTTCCAACGACGAGCTTCGCGCCAAGACCGATTTTTTCCGCCGGAAAGTGCAGGAAAATCTCAACAAATACTCGGAAGAGATAGAAGCGCTTGAGAAAAACCTCGGGGAAGTAGTATCTCAGGAAGAGAAGGAGAAGGTAAAAGAGAAGCTTAAATATATGAGAGGCAGAGCATCGGAAGAGATTCTTCCGGAGGCATTTGCCGTAGTGAGGGAGACAGCAAAGAGGACTATAAATATGAGGCATTTTGATGTCCAGATACTGGGTGGTATAGTCCTCGATCGCGGAATGATAGCCGAAATGGCGACGGGAGAAGGAAAGACGCTTGTCGCGACACTGTCTATATATCTTAATGCCTTGGCCGGTAAAGGGGTGCACCTTGTCACAGTGAACGATTATCTGGCCAAGCGCGACAGAAGCTGGATGGGGCCCGTTTATGAATTCCTGGGAATGACAATCGGCGTCATACAGCATGATATGGATGACGCGGAGAGGCAGGGAGCGTATAACTGCGACATAACCTACGGGACCAATAATGAATTCGGGTTCGATTATCTCCGTGATAATATGAAACTTAGGAGGGAAGATAGGGTCCAGCGCGGATTTTACTACGCGATCGTGGACGAAGTCGATAGCATCCTTATAGACGAGGCGAGGACGCCGCTTATAATATCGGGGCCGGTTGAAGAGACAATCCACCGTTATGACGAAATAAAACCATTTGTGGCGAAGATGCATCAAAGGCAGGAGTCTCTTGCAAAAAGCTATCTTGATAAAATAGAAAAGCTCATAGGAGAAAACAAAACTGATACCGAAGAGTTCAAAGAAAGCTTATATATTATCCATAAAGGTTCCCCCAAAGAGCCGCGGCTCTTGCGGTTGATAGCAAATAATCCTTCCCTTAAACGGAAACTTGACGAAGTAATAAGTTCTTTTGAGAGGAAAGGATTTGAGGCGGAAAAATTGCGCCTAGAATCCGAATTATATTACGTTTACGACGAAAAGACCCGCGACGTTATCCTTGCCGCAAAGGGACAGGACGAATTTCTCAGAGTATTCCCCGGCCAGCTCGAGGTGGAAGATATAGACGATATATTGGGCGCGATAAGGAAAGACGATTCTTTAAGCGATGAAGAGAAAAAAATTAAAGAGGCCGAGCGAATGGCAGGGTATGAGGTCAGAATAAGACGGCTCGATAACCTTAGGCAGCTTTTGAAGGCGTATGTTCTTTTCCACCGAGATGTGGAATATGTCATAAGCGATAATAAAGTCGTCATCGTGGATGAGTTTACGGGGAGGATGATGCCGGGCCGCCGTTTTTCAGACGGCATACATGAAGCACTGGAGGCCAAGGAAGGCCTTGATATACAGAAGGAATCCCAGACGCTTGCGACGATAACGTTCCAGAATTATTTCAGGATGTATTCCAAACTTGCGGGAATGACAGGAACGGCATTGACAGAGGCCTCTGAATTTAAAAAAATATACAAGCTGAATGTTGTGACCGTTCCTACCAATAAGACGCTTATAAGGCATGAATATCCCGACCTGATGTATAAGACGGAGATGGAGAAATTCAGCGCGGCGTGTAATGAGATAACGGAACTTTACAAAATAGGGAGGCCGATTTTAATCGGCACTATCTCCGTAGAAAAGTCCGAAAAACTAAGCAGTATACTTACGAAGATGGGTATCCCGCATCACGTCCTGAATGCCAAGTATCATGCCCAGGAGGCGGAGATCATCACAAGAGCCGGCCAGCCATATGCGATTACAATATCCACAAACATGGCAGGCCGCGGCACTGATATCGTACTTGGGGAAGGTGTGTCCCAAAAGGGCGGACTTCATGTCATAGCCACAGAGCGGCACGAGTCGCGCAGAATAGACAATCAGCTGCGCGGGAGAGCGGGTAGGCAGGGGGATCCCGGCTCAAGCAGGTTCTATCTCTCGCTCGAGGACGACCTTATGAGGATATTCGGCTCAGACAGGATAGCGCGCCTTATGGAATTTTTCAAATGGGAAGAGGGCATGCCCATAGAGCATACTATGATAACCAAGAGCATAGAGATCGCCCAGAAAAGGGTGGAGGAGCAGAATTTCAGCTATAGAAAACATACCCTCGAATATGACAATGTCATGAATATTCAAAGGACAGAGGTCTATAACTATAGAAACAGCATAATAGGAACCGAAGACGTTAAAGAGAAGGTATTTGAGATGATAGATGACGCACTTGGTTCTATCCTAGACGAATATCTTCCTCAAAATCCGGCAGAATGGAATATTGCCAAACTTTCCCAATATCTAAAGATGAATTTTATGATAAACCCGGAAGGTATAGACTTTGAATCAGGCAGCCGCGATGAGATACTTGAAAAGATGGCCGAAAGGGCGAAGGCCGCCTATGAATATAGGGAAAAGATGATAGACCCCCAGATATTAAGGCAGATAGAAAAATTTGAGATGCTTCGGGTGGTGGATTCCGAGTGGATGCACCATCTGCACGCTATGGACTACCTGAGAGAAGGCATTCAATTGCGGGCCTACGGCCAGAAGGATCCGCTTTTGGAGTATAAACATGAAGCCCATAAACTCTTTTTCGAAATGGAGGAGACGGTTCGGGCGAAGACGCTTGAGCGGTTATTCAGGATACAAGCGGTTAAGAAAGAGGTGGAGGCCGCCGAGCCCGTTTTCCGAAACCAGGAGTTTATACACAGCGAGCATTCTGCCCTGACGCAGGCAAAGAGAGCGCGAAAAGTCCCCGAGCCGGGCGATCTAAACAGGCCGGAGGCGAAAGGCGCCCCCAGCGCGCCGTATCAAAGGCATGAACCCAAAGTCGGCCGGAATGACCCCTGCACATGCGGCAGCGGGAAAAAATATAAAAAGTGCTGTGGAAAATGA
- the prfB gene encoding peptide chain release factor 2 produces MLKELKERITQLEKKLAQIGTYLAIDDKVRTIKDVEAEIAKADFWTDSKRAEKLINELKSAKSINDPYALIAKKCAEIKELIEIVDESDSETIVELSKDIDGVQRESDSLEFKSLLSKKEDRANAILSINAGAGGTESCDWANMLFRMYSRWSEKKGFSVSIIDYLQGETAGIKNITVIIKGDFAYGYLKAENGVHRLVRISPFDANKRRHTSFASADVIPEIADDIDIKINESDLRIDTYRSSGAGGQHVNVTDSAVRITHNPSGIVVQCQNERSQHKNKIVALRVLKARLYEVEKEKKMKAFEKHYSEKSEIAWGSQIRSYVMHPYSMVKDHRTDYETSNVSAVMDGDLDGFMEAYLKMAAEKK; encoded by the coding sequence ATGCTTAAAGAATTGAAAGAACGCATAACACAATTGGAAAAGAAGCTGGCCCAGATAGGGACATATCTGGCTATCGACGATAAGGTCCGGACCATAAAAGACGTTGAGGCCGAGATAGCAAAGGCAGATTTCTGGACCGATTCCAAAAGGGCGGAGAAGCTTATAAATGAATTGAAATCCGCCAAGAGCATAAACGATCCGTATGCCCTTATTGCAAAAAAATGCGCGGAAATAAAAGAGCTTATTGAAATAGTCGATGAAAGCGATTCCGAAACCATCGTCGAATTGAGTAAAGATATAGACGGTGTGCAGAGAGAATCTGACTCCCTGGAGTTCAAGAGCCTTTTGTCAAAAAAAGAAGACCGGGCGAACGCGATCTTGAGTATAAACGCAGGCGCCGGCGGAACAGAATCGTGCGATTGGGCCAATATGTTATTCAGGATGTATTCCAGATGGTCAGAGAAAAAGGGTTTTTCCGTATCTATCATAGATTACCTTCAGGGGGAGACGGCCGGCATAAAGAATATAACGGTGATAATAAAAGGGGACTTTGCTTACGGATATTTAAAAGCGGAAAACGGCGTGCACCGCCTCGTAAGGATATCGCCCTTTGACGCAAATAAAAGAAGGCACACATCCTTTGCGTCAGCCGATGTGATCCCGGAGATAGCAGACGACATAGATATAAAGATAAACGAATCCGATTTGAGGATAGACACCTACCGCTCAAGCGGCGCCGGCGGCCAGCATGTCAACGTTACGGATTCTGCCGTCAGGATAACGCACAATCCAAGCGGCATAGTCGTGCAGTGCCAGAACGAACGTTCCCAGCACAAGAATAAGATTGTGGCCTTAAGGGTGCTAAAGGCGCGTCTCTATGAGGTTGAGAAAGAAAAGAAGATGAAAGCATTTGAAAAACATTACAGCGAAAAGAGCGAGATCGCTTGGGGAAGCCAGATACGTTCATATGTAATGCACCCCTATTCCATGGTAAAGGACCACAGGACGGATTATGAGACGTCAAATGTCTCGGCAGTTATGGATGGAGATCTGGACGGTTTCATGGAGGCGTATTTAAAAATGGCAGCGGAGAAAAAATAA
- a CDS encoding excinuclease ABC subunit UvrC, which yields MDKEKIKDIPELPGVYMMKDKSGAILYIGKAASLKRRVSSYFRDGRGLSRRIGLMVEKIADVACLVTGREAEALILESALIKKYGPRYNIELKDDKSYPYLALTKSERYPRLIIVRKTGASRRADEKKWIFYGPYTDVKLLRKAVAIMKRMFPLRTCNRMPKKACLNYRIGQCLGPCVKAVSKKTYADIAKEIKMFLKGDRRGLVRELSSKMRIAADNRNYERAAVLRDRIMALKVVPKAKSGVTPYGELEELRYLLKLRRPLRRIEAFDISNISGKEAVGSMVSFIDGKPAKDDYRRFKIRFVSGADDYEMMREVVRRRYERVRKERLPAPDLVIIDGGKGHLNAALSVLRETGFGSLPVMGIAKKFEHIYLKDQREPIIFSHSSPILHLVQRLRDEAHRFAIGYHHVLRRKKIEEQFAKLDRRR from the coding sequence ATGGATAAAGAAAAGATAAAGGATATACCCGAGCTTCCGGGCGTTTATATGATGAAAGACAAAAGCGGCGCGATTCTATATATAGGGAAGGCCGCGTCTTTAAAGCGGCGGGTCTCGTCTTATTTTAGAGACGGCCGAGGCTTATCCCGCCGCATCGGCCTTATGGTGGAAAAGATTGCGGATGTAGCTTGTTTGGTTACGGGCCGAGAGGCAGAGGCGCTTATACTGGAATCGGCGCTTATAAAAAAATACGGGCCGCGTTACAACATTGAACTGAAGGACGATAAGTCATATCCTTATTTGGCGCTGACAAAGAGCGAAAGATATCCCCGGCTTATTATTGTGCGCAAAACAGGCGCTTCGCGCCGAGCAGATGAAAAAAAATGGATTTTTTACGGCCCTTACACAGACGTAAAACTTTTGCGTAAAGCCGTAGCCATAATGAAGAGGATGTTTCCGCTAAGAACCTGCAACCGTATGCCAAAAAAGGCCTGCCTTAATTACCGCATAGGCCAGTGCCTCGGGCCGTGCGTGAAAGCGGTAAGCAAAAAAACATACGCTGATATAGCGAAAGAGATAAAGATGTTTTTAAAAGGGGATAGGCGCGGCCTTGTTCGGGAATTATCCAGTAAGATGCGGATAGCCGCTGATAATAGGAATTATGAGAGGGCCGCGGTCTTAAGAGACAGGATTATGGCGCTTAAGGTAGTACCTAAAGCCAAGTCCGGAGTAACGCCTTATGGCGAATTGGAAGAATTGCGGTATCTTTTGAAGCTAAGAAGACCGCTACGGAGAATAGAGGCATTTGATATATCCAACATAAGCGGAAAAGAGGCAGTCGGCTCTATGGTCAGTTTTATAGATGGAAAACCGGCGAAAGACGATTACAGAAGATTCAAGATACGTTTTGTTTCGGGCGCGGATGATTACGAGATGATGCGCGAGGTAGTAAGACGCAGATATGAAAGAGTGAGAAAAGAGAGGCTCCCCGCCCCTGATCTCGTCATTATTGACGGAGGAAAGGGACATCTTAATGCGGCCTTATCCGTTCTTCGGGAAACAGGTTTCGGCAGTTTGCCGGTTATGGGCATAGCGAAAAAGTTCGAACATATATATTTAAAGGATCAACGAGAGCCGATAATATTTTCGCATTCATCGCCCATCCTTCATCTTGTGCAGCGCTTAAGGGACGAAGCGCACCGGTTCGCGATAGGCTATCACCACGTATTACGCAGGAAAAAGATAGAGGAGCAGTTCGCAAAGCTTGACCGCCGTCGGTAA
- the murJ gene encoding murein biosynthesis integral membrane protein MurJ → MTTEKRLAKSTFIVSSGIMGSRVLGLIREILFAKFFGIGSAIQAFLMAFTIPNALRELAAEGAVNTALVPVLAECDQKKGRKEFWRLANVVFNLFLVVLLVIVIIGIFISPLLVRIIAPGFMKDPEKFTLTVRFTRILFPYILLIGLATVCMGILNTLKHFKAPAISGIVFNAIIIGGMLIFYPNVTIMHVVAAVIVGGIVQLLVQLFTVLKFGPFLDLKAGFKHEGALKAGKLLIPRMMGAGIYEVNVIVNRILASLDFITGKGAVAALYYGNRLFQLPLAVFGISLATAALPTMSFHAAAKDMEKLKETISFSLRTMLFFTVPAAVGLMVLSKPIVKVLFERGEFDSYATLITSGVLLCYSIGLVAYGGMRILVSVFYSMHDTVTPLKVSFYTLFCNIALNLTLMWPLKAAGLALATSIAGFINFGSLYIRLRRKIGHFGGRKILESFMKILGASFLMGFVTFTLLSAITWDNGIKDIFNLVFLIAISVVVYILGSIALRVSEINTVFSWIKKR, encoded by the coding sequence ATGACAACCGAAAAAAGACTGGCTAAATCCACCTTTATAGTGAGCTCAGGGATTATGGGAAGCCGCGTATTGGGCCTCATAAGAGAGATACTATTTGCAAAATTTTTTGGTATAGGGAGCGCTATACAAGCGTTTCTTATGGCCTTTACTATACCGAATGCCCTTAGAGAGCTTGCGGCAGAGGGCGCGGTAAACACAGCGCTCGTGCCGGTACTTGCTGAGTGTGACCAAAAGAAGGGAAGGAAAGAATTTTGGCGGCTCGCAAACGTCGTCTTCAACCTTTTTCTTGTGGTACTTTTGGTAATTGTAATAATAGGTATTTTCATATCTCCGCTTTTAGTCAGGATAATAGCCCCGGGGTTTATGAAGGACCCGGAAAAATTCACTCTTACGGTACGCTTTACGCGTATATTGTTTCCCTACATACTGCTTATAGGGTTGGCTACGGTGTGCATGGGTATCCTGAACACCCTGAAGCACTTTAAGGCGCCGGCTATTTCCGGAATCGTGTTTAACGCGATCATTATAGGCGGCATGCTTATATTTTACCCCAATGTCACGATTATGCATGTAGTGGCGGCGGTGATAGTAGGAGGGATAGTACAACTTCTGGTTCAGCTCTTTACAGTTTTGAAGTTTGGCCCTTTTTTAGACCTGAAAGCGGGCTTTAAGCATGAAGGCGCTCTTAAAGCCGGTAAGCTTCTTATACCGCGGATGATGGGGGCGGGTATTTATGAGGTGAATGTTATAGTAAACAGGATACTGGCATCCCTTGACTTTATAACAGGAAAGGGGGCAGTAGCCGCTCTTTATTACGGCAACCGCCTTTTCCAGCTTCCCCTTGCCGTCTTCGGTATATCGTTGGCGACGGCAGCGCTTCCTACCATGTCTTTTCATGCTGCCGCAAAGGACATGGAAAAACTGAAAGAGACGATCTCGTTTTCGCTGAGGACCATGCTATTTTTTACGGTCCCGGCGGCTGTAGGCCTTATGGTCCTGTCTAAGCCGATAGTAAAAGTCCTGTTTGAAAGGGGCGAATTCGACAGCTACGCTACTTTGATTACCTCCGGAGTGCTTTTATGTTATTCGATAGGCCTCGTGGCGTATGGAGGCATGAGGATATTAGTGAGCGTTTTTTACTCCATGCACGACACAGTCACTCCGTTAAAAGTATCTTTTTACACTTTGTTCTGTAATATAGCGTTGAATCTCACTCTTATGTGGCCGCTTAAAGCCGCCGGCCTCGCGTTAGCGACATCCATAGCGGGTTTCATAAATTTCGGATCTCTTTACATAAGGCTCCGAAGAAAAATAGGCCATTTCGGCGGCAGAAAGATACTAGAGTCTTTCATGAAGATTCTCGGCGCGTCATTTTTAATGGGTTTTGTTACCTTCACTCTTCTGTCGGCGATTACATGGGATAACGGCATAAAGGATATATTCAATCTCGTATTTTTAATCGCGATAAGTGTCGTCGTTTACATTCTTGGTTCAATCGCGCTTAGAGTAAGCGAGATCAATACGGTATTTTCATGGATAAAGAAAAGATAA
- the rpsT gene encoding 30S ribosomal protein S20 — translation MPTRRAAYKALRSDVKKRERNTVFMSELKTRAKKLEHLIAEKKKDEAKKYFDILTVKYMKAASKGTIHKKTASRKISRLAKKINVIK, via the coding sequence TTGCCTACACGTAGAGCCGCTTACAAGGCACTTAGGTCCGATGTTAAAAAACGCGAACGCAATACCGTCTTCATGTCAGAACTTAAAACGCGTGCGAAAAAATTGGAACATCTGATTGCCGAAAAAAAGAAAGATGAGGCGAAGAAATATTTTGACATATTGACGGTCAAATATATGAAGGCCGCCTCCAAGGGGACCATCCACAAGAAAACGGCATCCAGAAAAATCTCGCGTCTCGCCAAGAAAATAAACGTTATTAAATAA
- the holA gene encoding DNA polymerase III subunit delta, whose amino-acid sequence MDKVSWKSNGVSSVMPAISPVYIFKGDEKYLKKEAIEKLKTALLEKGSEAFNFNTYEMGRCDAKDILDALRSAPIISAKRLIVISSFVSASEKEKSLIAEYAKNPSKNSCLVIDLSMEELQGDFYASIRAYAKEMAFIPPKGDRLVSWIQAEFKKRAKPIRYEAAAMLAEIKEEDMGGLINEIEKLVAYAGKEPLVTKDHVEKLTGVSLMRSVFDLVDALSMKDAKRSLLISNELLKARKAVPEILGLIGWRLRKVKRVKDARVFTKREIEKSLECLLEADYGIKTGHLKPQDALEMLIIKICSGNTANLI is encoded by the coding sequence ATGGATAAAGTCAGTTGGAAGTCTAACGGGGTAAGCAGTGTTATGCCCGCAATTTCCCCGGTATATATTTTTAAAGGCGACGAAAAGTACCTGAAAAAAGAAGCCATAGAAAAGCTTAAAACGGCCTTGCTCGAAAAGGGGAGCGAGGCCTTTAATTTTAATACCTATGAGATGGGAAGATGCGACGCTAAAGATATATTGGACGCTCTTAGGAGCGCGCCGATCATATCGGCAAAAAGGCTTATTGTTATAAGCAGTTTCGTTTCTGCTTCTGAAAAAGAAAAGAGTTTGATTGCGGAATACGCGAAGAATCCATCCAAAAATTCATGCCTCGTCATAGATCTTTCCATGGAAGAATTGCAGGGAGATTTTTATGCGAGTATAAGGGCCTACGCAAAAGAAATGGCTTTTATACCTCCGAAAGGGGATAGACTGGTTTCCTGGATTCAGGCAGAATTTAAGAAGAGGGCGAAACCCATAAGATATGAAGCGGCGGCCATGTTAGCTGAGATCAAGGAAGAAGACATGGGCGGCCTTATAAATGAGATAGAAAAATTGGTGGCCTATGCCGGCAAAGAGCCCTTGGTAACTAAAGATCACGTAGAGAAACTGACCGGCGTCTCTCTCATGCGAAGCGTATTTGATCTGGTGGATGCTCTTAGCATGAAAGACGCCAAGAGGTCGCTTCTTATATCAAACGAGTTATTAAAAGCCAGAAAGGCCGTGCCGGAGATCCTGGGCCTGATAGGATGGCGGCTTAGAAAGGTAAAGAGGGTTAAGGACGCCCGGGTTTTTACGAAGAGGGAAATAGAAAAGAGCCTTGAGTGCCTGTTAGAGGCGGACTATGGAATAAAAACAGGGCATCTAAAACCACAGGATGCCCTTGAGATGCTTATAATAAAAATTTGCTCAGGAAATACCGCAAATCTTATTTAA